CCTGCCCACCGAGCCGAAGTCCAGCAGCCCGATTCGGCCTGTCTCGGTCACCATGACGTTGCCCGGATGCGGGTCGGCGTGGAACACCCCGTCGAACATGATCTGCCGCAGCACGCAGTGCAGCAGCGAGCGAGCCAGTTCGGCACGGTCCCACCCCGCCTCGTCGACCATCGAGCCCGATCGCCGCAGCGACCGGCCGGGCAGCCGGTCCATCACCAGTACCCGCTCGCCGGACAGCTCCTCGTGCGGGACCGGGTACAGCACGCTCGTGTCGGCTCGGAGCCGAGCGGCCGCGCCCACCGCCGCCATGTTGCCCGCCTCGATGCGGAAGTCCAGCTCCTCGCGCAGCGCCTCGGCGAAACCCTCGGTCAGCTCCGCGACCCCCAGCGACCGACCCCAGCGAGTGCCGTTCTGGAGCGAACGGCCCAGTCGGGTGACGATGTCGAGATCCCGCTCCACCGTGGTCCTGATGCCCGGTCGCTGGACCTTGACGATCACTTCCTCGCCGGTGCGCAGCCGAGCCACGTACACCTGCGCGATCGACGCCGCCGCGAGCGGCTCCTGGTCGAACTCGGCGAAGACCTCCTGGACCGGTCTGCCCAGCTCGGCGACCAGAACCTCCTCGACCTGCTCCCACGGCGCCGCGCTCGCCCGGTCCTGCAGGCCTGCCAGCTCCTCGACGAACTCCGGCGGGAGGAGATCCTGCCGAGTCGACAGCACCTGGCCTAGCTTGATGAAGGTGACCCCGCCCTCGTCGAGGGCGGCGCGCAGCGAGCGGGCCAGCCGCTGCCTGCCGCCCACCGAGGACGGTGCGGCCTCACCGCGACCGCGCAGATACGGGCCCAGTCCATGTCGGACGGCGATCGTGCTCAGGCGGGTGTAACGGCTGGTTCTGGCGATACGCCGCCGCAGCGCGGGCAGCCACTCCATCACTCGGGGCACCGAACCGCTCGGCACGAACGCCTCGGCCAGCACGAGGAAGATCATTGCGGCCAGCACGGCACAGGCGGTCGCGAGGACGAGCAGGAGCAACGCCACGCCCTCACCCTGCTCGAGCGAGGAGCCCACGATCAGACTCACCAGCGGGCCGCCGATGGTCAGCGCGAGCAGCCCGGCCGCCACCGCGCGGAACCGACTGAAGCGAATACCGAGGAGGCGACGCGCCATCGTGCCGAACAAGAAGACCAGTCCGATGAACGTCACCGCCGCCACGATGGCGAGCATGAGTACCCCTCTCGACGACACGTGAGACCCGTGAGATCGATCCGCTCTGTCCGTCGAGGCAACGACCCTCCGGTCGAGCCGCGCCACGGGCCGGAGCTGCCCGGCACCTCGACGCGGTCTGCCAGCCGCCGAACCCGGCAGGCATGCGCGGCCGCTCGCCGAGCCCGCCCGCAGCCGGAGGTCAGTCGGCGCGGTCCAACGGGGTCTCGTCGGGTGCGATCGGCTCCGGCCAGCCGGGATAGGTCGGGGGAGTCCCGCCGAACTCAGGACAGAACGCCTGATGATCGCACCAGTCGCACAGCCTGCTGCGGTTGGGGCGGAAGTCGCCGGTACGACCGGCGCGCAGAATGGCCTGCCAGATCGCGTCGAGGGTGCGCTCGAAGCGGCGCAGCTCGGCCTCGTCGGGCGTGTAGGACAGGGACTGCCGATCGGCCAGGTACATCAGCCGGAGCTGGCGGGGCACCACGCCGCGCAGCCGCCACAGGGCCAGGGCGTAGAACTTCATCTGGAAGAGGGCCTTGCCCTCGCCGATCGCACGCGGCGCCGCGCCGGTCTTGTAGTCCACCACCCGGATCTCGCCGGTCGGGGCGACGTCGATGCGGTCGATGTAGCCGCGCAGCAGCACGCCGGAGTCGAGTTCGGTCTCCACCAGCAGCTCACAGGCCTCCGGCTCCAGCCGTCGCGGGTCCTCGAGTTCGAAGTAGCCCGCCAGCAGCCGTCGCGCCGAACCGAGCCACTCCGCGAGCGCGGGATCGTCCGGCCCGGTGAACAACGCGGTCCAGGCAGGCTGATCGGCGGACAGCTCCTGCCAGCAGGGCTCGAGCAGGGCCTCGGCGCGTTCTGGCAGCCGCTCGTCGATCGGCAGCGCGAAGAGCCGTTCCAGGACGGCGTGGACGACCGTTCCTCGGACCTGTGCCTTCGTCGGCTTCTCCGGGAGCCGATCGACCGCCCGGAAGCGATACAGCAGGGGACACTGCTTGAAGTCGCCTGCCCGAGAGGGCGACAGCGCAGGTCTCCTGACGGTGCCCGTGGAACGTCGGCCCGCGTCGATGCTCGTGCCCGCCGTGTCGGTCATGCAGCGCACCCTAGGTCACCCGGCCGACGGTCCGACCGCGACGCGAGGCGCGTGACCGAGCCGGATGCGACCTCGGCGTCGTCCACTGCGCCGGGACGACCGGCGCGCGCGCCCGGCCGGTCGGGCACCGAGCGCCCGGCGGGCCGCCACACCGAGACGGGGACACCGAGACGGGGATGTCGAGGGGCGGGGACGCCGAGACGGGGATGTCGAGACAGGCCTGTGCTGTGTTCGGCCGTGCCGCCCTGGTCTTCGGCGTCGTCCTCGACCTCCGCCGGGTTCCCGTGGTGCCGGGCCTCGTCGGGGTGCCGGGCCGAGGGCCCGCTCGACCACCGGGGTACCGGGCCTCGGCGGCGCTGGGCGACCCGATGCACTGCCGCCTCACCCCCGGGGTTCTAGGCTGCCTAGATGCCCGCCGCCAGCAGACCCGCCCCGTCAGCGGGTTCGGTGTCGGGACTGCTGCTGCTCCGAGTGAGCGGCGTGCCGGTCCTGCTGGCCCCGTCCTGGTGGCTGATCTCCCTGTTGATCGTCGCCCTGTACACGCCGTTGGTGCGCAGACTGCTCCCGGACACCGGGCTGGTCACCTCGGCACTCCTCGCGGCGGCGTTCGCCCTCCTGCTGGGCGTCTCGGTGCTGCTTCACGAACTGGGACACTGTTTCGTGGCACTGCGCCTCGGCCTGCCGGTCCGCCGCATCCGACTCCAGTTCCTCGGCGGTGTGGCCGAACTCGTCCGGACCCCCGCCAGGGCGGGGCAGGAAGGGCTGATCGCGGCGGCAGGCCCGGCGGTGTCGCTCGCCCTCGCCGCCTTCTTCGCGGGTCTTCTGCCGATCATCGAGCCGCGCGGGGTGCTCTGGCTGCTCGTCGTCCAGGTCGCCGTCGCCAACGCCGTCGTCGGGGCCTTCAACCTGCTGCCCGGTCTGCCGCTCGACGGGGGACGGGTCCTGCGGGCGGCGGTCTGGGCGGTCAGCGGCCGACGGGTGACTGGTACCAGGGCGGCGGCGGTCGGCGGGACGCTGGTCGCGGTGCTGCTCGCCTGGTGGGCTGCGGCAGGCCTCCTCGCGGGCAGCGACGACCGCTGGCTGCGGCTGGGCGCCTGCGTGATCATGATCTGGTTCATCGCGATGGGGATCAGCGCCGAACTCGCGGTCACCGGCAGGCGGGTCTGGCCGCCGGAGCTGCGGCTTGCGGAGCTGACCCGACCGGTGTTGCAGCTCCCCTCCGAGAGCCCGGTGGCCGACGCGCTGGCCGCCTCGGCCGGGCGCGGCGTCGTACTGGTGCGGGCCGACGGGGTCGCCGTCGGCCTGCTGGATCGCCGGGCGGCCGAGGAGCTGGCGGTCGTCTCGCCGTCCTCTCCTGCCGAGTACGCGACCGAGGCGATCACGGCGGAGAACGTCGTCCTGGACTCGGAGTCGGGGGAGGAGATCGCCGAGCGGGTGCTGAGCACCTCGGCCTGGCAGTTCCTCGTCGTCGACGCCGACGGGCGACCGTGCGGGGTGCTCCGCAGGGAGGAGCTGCGGGCGGCGCTCGACGCAGGCTGATCGACGGCTCCCGTCGGCCGGTGTCCGACCATGGACGAGGCGGTGCAGCGGGCGATCGGGAGGTTCCGCGCGGCAGACGGCCGCCGGTCTGCGACCATCAGCGCCGCCGCACGCCGTGCGGCGCACTCGCGGAGCCGACGCCCGATCCTCCTCCCGGCGAGCAGGAACGGCGGGGATCGACGCGGCTTCCCCCAGATCATCGCAGGAGGTTCGACACCAGTGAGCAGCGTCAGCGGCCCGTTCCAGATCGGCGACCGGGTACAGCTCACCGACCCCAAGGGCAGGCACTACACCGTGGTGCTCGAAGAGGGCGGCGAGTACCACACCCATCGAGGGAGACTGGCTCATGACGCGCTCATCGGCGCCCCGGAGGGCTCGGTCGTGACGTCGGCGGGCGGCGGGACCTCCTATCTC
The Actinoalloteichus fjordicus DNA segment above includes these coding regions:
- a CDS encoding ABC1 kinase family protein, whose amino-acid sequence is MLAIVAAVTFIGLVFLFGTMARRLLGIRFSRFRAVAAGLLALTIGGPLVSLIVGSSLEQGEGVALLLLVLATACAVLAAMIFLVLAEAFVPSGSVPRVMEWLPALRRRIARTSRYTRLSTIAVRHGLGPYLRGRGEAAPSSVGGRQRLARSLRAALDEGGVTFIKLGQVLSTRQDLLPPEFVEELAGLQDRASAAPWEQVEEVLVAELGRPVQEVFAEFDQEPLAAASIAQVYVARLRTGEEVIVKVQRPGIRTTVERDLDIVTRLGRSLQNGTRWGRSLGVAELTEGFAEALREELDFRIEAGNMAAVGAAARLRADTSVLYPVPHEELSGERVLVMDRLPGRSLRRSGSMVDEAGWDRAELARSLLHCVLRQIMFDGVFHADPHPGNVMVTETGRIGLLDFGSVGRLDGLTKDSLAQLLLGLNAGNASMVADALLAVVERPDDVDEQRLERALGQFMARHLSAGMTPSAQMFVDLFGIVSRHGLAVPPQLAAVARALGTLEGTLQVLLPRFDLVAEARTFGEQALASQGTAGSVRETVKGELLAMLPMLRRLPRRLDRISDSLEQGRLSINVRLFADERDRRFATGLVHQVLLTLLGITSGLIAVMLLGLQGGPQVLGSELSLYAVFGYCLLVIASVLVLRVLVSIFRTDRGRDPASRL
- a CDS encoding RecB family exonuclease codes for the protein MTDTAGTSIDAGRRSTGTVRRPALSPSRAGDFKQCPLLYRFRAVDRLPEKPTKAQVRGTVVHAVLERLFALPIDERLPERAEALLEPCWQELSADQPAWTALFTGPDDPALAEWLGSARRLLAGYFELEDPRRLEPEACELLVETELDSGVLLRGYIDRIDVAPTGEIRVVDYKTGAAPRAIGEGKALFQMKFYALALWRLRGVVPRQLRLMYLADRQSLSYTPDEAELRRFERTLDAIWQAILRAGRTGDFRPNRSRLCDWCDHQAFCPEFGGTPPTYPGWPEPIAPDETPLDRAD
- a CDS encoding site-2 protease family protein: MPAASRPAPSAGSVSGLLLLRVSGVPVLLAPSWWLISLLIVALYTPLVRRLLPDTGLVTSALLAAAFALLLGVSVLLHELGHCFVALRLGLPVRRIRLQFLGGVAELVRTPARAGQEGLIAAAGPAVSLALAAFFAGLLPIIEPRGVLWLLVVQVAVANAVVGAFNLLPGLPLDGGRVLRAAVWAVSGRRVTGTRAAAVGGTLVAVLLAWWAAAGLLAGSDDRWLRLGACVIMIWFIAMGISAELAVTGRRVWPPELRLAELTRPVLQLPSESPVADALAASAGRGVVLVRADGVAVGLLDRRAAEELAVVSPSSPAEYATEAITAENVVLDSESGEEIAERVLSTSAWQFLVVDADGRPCGVLRREELRAALDAG